A genomic segment from [Flavobacterium] thermophilum encodes:
- a CDS encoding Transposase produces the protein MNVQVKKVYRNDYLNIISALFKKLGLPQLIDHLVPVDPQCQTRVSDAVQAIIYNMFDGRQALVHLEHWAQEVDLEKLIRPGLHPSWLNDDALARHLDRLYEAGIHNVISTCLIHIYRKEGLSLRAFHADTTDKTVYGAYESASLEALQITHGYNRHHRWQKQIGFGLVGNEDGIPFYGDVHDGNLPDKTWNPEVLSRVHEQLKQAKMEDEWIYVADSAAMTKDTLAQTKAANAFLITRGPSSLRIVKRALAEADSPHIPWSEPFTLAERNGATYRVWETSSTYEGHPVRLIVVESSALDQRKGKTLEKERTKEAELLREEQAHWERHPFSCREDAEQALASLKASLRPRFHRVEAAVEEIVRPKKRRGRPKKGAEPEVETLYFLHLDVEFDQNAWEQARRKASRFVLVTTVPEEWKGQQMDAQEILKLYKGQISVEMNFAFLKDPFFTDEIYVKKPERVAVLGYLFLLALAIYRVFQRRVRQFITPEHPLKGPGGRKLTRPTGQAIFQLFQYVNVVLFKLPDGRIQRSLDRSLTPDQRRILQGLGMDESIYV, from the coding sequence ATGAACGTTCAAGTCAAAAAGGTCTATCGTAATGATTATTTGAATATAATAAGTGCCCTATTCAAGAAACTGGGTCTGCCTCAATTGATTGACCATCTCGTGCCCGTCGATCCGCAGTGCCAAACGCGAGTCAGCGATGCCGTTCAGGCCATCATCTACAATATGTTTGACGGCCGGCAAGCCCTTGTTCACTTGGAACATTGGGCTCAGGAGGTCGATCTAGAGAAACTCATCCGTCCCGGTCTCCATCCTTCCTGGTTGAACGACGATGCCTTGGCTCGTCATCTCGATCGCCTGTATGAGGCTGGCATTCACAACGTCATCAGCACTTGCTTGATTCATATTTATCGCAAAGAAGGCCTTTCCCTCCGAGCCTTCCACGCCGATACGACGGACAAGACGGTTTACGGCGCGTATGAATCGGCCTCGTTAGAGGCCTTACAAATCACACATGGCTATAACCGCCATCATCGTTGGCAAAAACAGATCGGTTTCGGACTGGTCGGCAACGAGGACGGCATCCCGTTTTACGGCGATGTGCACGACGGCAACCTGCCTGACAAAACGTGGAATCCGGAGGTGCTGTCCCGTGTCCACGAACAGCTCAAACAAGCGAAGATGGAAGACGAATGGATTTACGTGGCCGATTCCGCCGCGATGACAAAAGACACTCTGGCGCAAACCAAAGCGGCCAACGCCTTTTTGATCACCCGAGGCCCTTCGTCGCTTCGGATCGTGAAACGGGCATTAGCGGAGGCCGATTCGCCTCACATCCCGTGGAGCGAACCCTTTACGCTGGCGGAGAGAAACGGCGCCACGTATCGGGTATGGGAAACATCCTCCACCTATGAAGGCCACCCCGTTCGGCTGATCGTCGTCGAATCGAGTGCGCTCGATCAGCGAAAAGGAAAGACGCTCGAAAAAGAACGAACCAAAGAAGCGGAGCTTCTTCGCGAGGAACAAGCCCATTGGGAGCGCCACCCTTTCTCGTGCCGGGAAGACGCTGAACAAGCCTTGGCGTCCCTCAAGGCGTCCCTTCGCCCCCGGTTTCATCGGGTTGAGGCCGCGGTCGAAGAGATCGTACGCCCGAAAAAACGGCGCGGACGGCCGAAAAAAGGGGCGGAACCCGAGGTGGAGACGCTGTATTTCTTGCACCTTGACGTCGAATTCGACCAAAACGCGTGGGAACAGGCAAGACGGAAAGCGTCCCGGTTTGTCCTCGTCACGACCGTTCCGGAGGAATGGAAGGGCCAACAAATGGATGCCCAAGAGATCTTGAAGCTGTATAAAGGGCAGATCTCGGTGGAAATGAACTTCGCTTTTTTGAAAGACCCTTTTTTCACGGATGAGATCTATGTCAAAAAGCCAGAACGAGTTGCGGTATTGGGCTATTTGTTTCTCTTGGCCTTGGCGATTTACCGCGTTTTTCAGCGCCGAGTGCGTCAGTTTATTACTCCAGAACACCCGTTGAAGGGTCCTGGAGGCCGCAAGCTGACCCGGCCGACGGGACAGGCGATTTTCCAGCTGTTTCAATATGTGAACGTCGTCCTGTTCAAGCTGCCGGATGGGCGCATCCAACGCTCACTGGATCGCTCCCTTACCCCTGATCAGCGAAGGATTCTGCAGGGATTGGGCATGGATGAGAGCATTTACGTGTAA
- a CDS encoding Transposase and inactivated derivatives, translating to MYSQFIKELIDLPDVLIQKVRKEGERWIFELSLPEQCPLCPVCLKRTIKMTVKKKQWMHGYAQRIGIFWIELPVERRRCSTCGVTFSTSYPAISPRSVATDAFQRWVAQSCIGTSIQAVARMLKLPYTTVERWFYTHAPSFLSNDVQPKAVCVDEFAFRKGHDYGVAIMDAETGEVYTVEAGKNEEAIGRALAHVSRSVQYVVSDLAPAMKKAIQRVCPEATHVVDYFHVIQLFTDALERCRKYLGKGGKKHGNVRYVCRLLSQCPEKLTEEERQIIREWCNESDYLKSVYQSLQHVRYVFKSKDEQQAKRRLNAWVHRYLFCPCSAVRAIAKSLVKRTDEIISCILSPYSNGKMEGTNNKIKLMKRRGYGYRNIQRFALRVRLETANILS from the coding sequence ATGTACTCTCAGTTTATCAAAGAACTCATCGATTTACCAGATGTTTTGATTCAAAAGGTGCGAAAAGAAGGGGAACGTTGGATTTTCGAACTTTCTCTACCCGAACAATGCCCGTTATGTCCTGTCTGCTTGAAGCGCACGATCAAAATGACAGTCAAAAAGAAGCAATGGATGCATGGCTATGCTCAGCGAATCGGAATTTTTTGGATCGAACTTCCTGTCGAGCGCAGACGTTGTAGCACGTGTGGCGTGACGTTCAGCACGTCGTATCCAGCCATCTCTCCTCGAAGTGTGGCGACGGATGCGTTTCAGCGATGGGTCGCGCAATCTTGCATCGGAACATCCATTCAGGCGGTGGCTCGTATGCTCAAGCTTCCTTACACGACCGTTGAACGATGGTTTTATACCCATGCCCCTTCCTTCCTATCGAATGACGTCCAACCAAAGGCGGTTTGTGTCGATGAGTTTGCTTTTCGAAAAGGGCACGACTATGGAGTGGCGATCATGGATGCCGAAACGGGAGAAGTGTATACCGTTGAAGCAGGAAAGAACGAGGAAGCCATTGGGCGTGCATTGGCTCATGTATCTCGTTCCGTTCAGTATGTCGTGAGTGACTTGGCTCCAGCGATGAAAAAAGCGATTCAACGGGTTTGCCCAGAGGCGACACATGTCGTCGACTATTTCCATGTCATTCAGCTGTTTACCGATGCGTTAGAACGTTGTCGCAAATATTTGGGCAAAGGAGGCAAGAAACACGGAAATGTTCGTTACGTTTGCCGTTTATTGAGCCAATGTCCAGAGAAATTGACGGAGGAAGAACGTCAAATCATACGAGAATGGTGTAATGAAAGCGATTACTTAAAGTCTGTTTACCAATCGCTCCAACATGTTCGCTATGTGTTCAAAAGCAAAGATGAGCAACAGGCGAAACGTCGTTTGAACGCCTGGGTTCATCGGTATTTGTTTTGTCCTTGTTCTGCTGTTCGCGCCATCGCAAAATCACTCGTCAAACGAACAGACGAAATCATATCGTGCATTTTATCCCCTTATTCAAATGGGAAAATGGAGGGAACAAATAACAAGATCAAGCTGATGAAACGCCGGGGATACGGATACAGAAATATCCAGCGTTTTGCACTGCGGGTTCGGCTAGAAACAGCTAACATACTTTCATGA
- the luxA gene encoding Alkanal monooxygenase alpha chain: protein MEKFKNHKGYSRMYQENKLTLGLFFPIESYMGDVPEMNIEKQMKLAKRAEELNFASLFVRDVPLRDPNFGDVGQIYDPFTYLGYVAANTEKIALGTGSIILTLRHPLHVAKAAASVDRLSGERLILGVATGDRPIEFPAFSVNPEDRSELFREAIGVMKKAWKEHFPAIDSLRVHMTNGDLLPKPKLSDIPVMVTGHSGQSPEWIAEHSDGWIYYPRALKFQRALIENWRSLTDEFKPFTQSLYVDLAEDPYHVPIPIHLGFRTGRNFVIEFLAALQDAGVNHVIINLKYGQRPVEEVIEELGEFVLPHFPALS from the coding sequence ATGGAAAAATTTAAAAATCACAAAGGGTATTCACGCATGTATCAAGAAAACAAACTAACTTTAGGATTGTTCTTTCCGATTGAATCGTATATGGGCGATGTCCCTGAGATGAATATAGAAAAGCAAATGAAGTTAGCCAAACGAGCAGAAGAACTCAATTTCGCTTCATTATTTGTGAGAGATGTACCGTTGCGCGATCCTAATTTCGGGGATGTCGGGCAAATATATGACCCGTTTACGTATTTAGGGTATGTTGCTGCCAACACAGAAAAGATTGCCTTGGGAACGGGAAGTATTATTTTAACATTGCGCCATCCTCTTCATGTCGCAAAAGCGGCGGCTTCTGTAGACAGATTATCTGGTGAAAGACTTATTCTCGGTGTCGCAACAGGTGACCGTCCAATCGAGTTTCCAGCATTCTCTGTGAATCCAGAAGATCGGAGCGAATTATTCCGAGAAGCAATTGGTGTCATGAAAAAAGCATGGAAAGAGCATTTTCCTGCCATTGACTCTTTACGAGTGCATATGACAAATGGAGATCTTTTGCCAAAACCGAAATTGTCAGACATACCAGTAATGGTGACAGGTCACAGTGGACAGTCTCCTGAATGGATTGCTGAACATAGTGATGGCTGGATTTACTATCCACGTGCACTCAAATTTCAAAGAGCATTAATCGAGAATTGGCGTTCGTTAACAGACGAATTTAAGCCATTTACCCAATCGCTTTATGTTGATTTGGCGGAAGACCCATATCATGTACCAATACCGATTCATCTTGGATTCCGCACGGGGCGAAATTTCGTTATCGAATTTCTTGCAGCTTTACAGGATGCAGGTGTGAACCATGTCATCATCAATTTGAAATATGGCCAACGTCCAGTAGAAGAAGTGATCGAAGAATTAGGTGAATTTGTGCTTCCACACTTTCCAGCTTTATCATGA
- a CDS encoding Putative NADH-flavin reductase yields the protein MKVLVIGANGKVGKQVVSMLHAHERHTVRAMVRKQEQLEAFQKKGIEAVLADLEGTVDEIAEAAKGCDAIVFSAGSGGHTGADKTLLVDLDGAVKAMEAAEKVGIKRFVMVSSFQAHNRENWPENLKPYYVAKHYADRMLMNSGLNYTIIRPGYLLNEKGTGLVAVAENLNVGSIPREDVARTIVQSLDEPNTYKKAFDLMSGDTEIAEALKSL from the coding sequence ATGAAAGTTTTGGTCATTGGCGCCAACGGAAAAGTAGGCAAACAAGTGGTGAGCATGCTTCATGCGCATGAGCGGCACACCGTTCGTGCAATGGTTCGAAAACAAGAGCAATTGGAGGCTTTTCAGAAAAAAGGAATTGAAGCGGTACTCGCTGATCTTGAAGGTACTGTCGATGAAATTGCCGAAGCAGCCAAAGGCTGTGACGCAATCGTATTCTCTGCCGGTTCAGGTGGACACACAGGAGCGGATAAGACATTGCTTGTCGATTTAGACGGTGCCGTAAAAGCGATGGAAGCTGCAGAAAAAGTCGGAATTAAACGATTTGTCATGGTGAGCTCATTCCAGGCCCACAACCGTGAGAACTGGCCAGAAAACCTCAAACCTTATTATGTCGCTAAACATTATGCTGACCGTATGTTAATGAATAGTGGTTTAAATTATACGATTATTCGTCCTGGATATCTTCTTAATGAAAAAGGCACAGGGTTGGTTGCTGTAGCAGAAAACTTAAATGTCGGGAGCATTCCACGTGAAGATGTAGCAAGAACAATCGTTCAATCTCTTGATGAACCAAATACGTATAAAAAAGCATTCGATTTAATGTCGGGGGATACAGAGATTGCGGAAGCATTGAAATCACTGTAA
- a CDS encoding Transposase DDE domain, which produces MKHDHISFKEYTMDNLSLPSNIADLIPRDNMAHVVHEMVERIPMETFLAYYKGGGASAYHPKMMTKILLYAYTQKMYHGREIARQLEVHLPLMWLSGFQKPDFRSINRFRSERMKDLIDDLFREMITLLVADGYVKMEDYFVDGTKIEANANRYTFVWRKSAEKYQEKLQANVDRLIAQIEAIVEEEKAEDIDPSPAFTSEEIRKKTEEWEKRLEAEPDNQPLKKAIKKMKEDYLPRSEKYEHQLHVCGDRNSYSKTDVDATFMRLKEDHMRNGQLKPAYNVQVGSSGQFILGYSLHQRPGDTRCLLPHLETVREKYGVEPERLIADAAYGSEENYVKLEEKHISALIKYHTYEKENTRKVKKNPHHQQNWTYVEEEDVWICANGKKLVRTGTSKQTTESGYTSVTRHYQCHECEGCPFRSACTTSKYGRTTQWNPVYHEQKQKARERLESEEGQARYRQRQTDIESVFGQIKQNRGFRRFVLRGLQKVSIEWGLVCAAHNLLKKAARDKQLSLVA; this is translated from the coding sequence ATGAAACATGATCATATTTCCTTTAAAGAGTATACCATGGACAACCTCTCTTTGCCAAGCAACATCGCCGATCTCATTCCACGGGATAACATGGCCCACGTGGTTCATGAGATGGTTGAACGCATCCCGATGGAGACGTTTCTTGCTTACTACAAAGGAGGGGGCGCCTCCGCCTATCATCCGAAAATGATGACCAAAATTCTCCTTTACGCTTACACCCAAAAAATGTATCATGGCCGTGAGATTGCACGGCAGCTCGAAGTCCACCTTCCCCTCATGTGGCTAAGTGGATTTCAAAAGCCGGACTTCCGCTCCATCAATCGGTTTCGTTCGGAGCGGATGAAAGACCTGATTGACGACCTGTTCCGGGAAATGATCACGCTGCTCGTGGCCGACGGCTATGTCAAGATGGAAGATTATTTTGTGGATGGAACGAAAATTGAAGCGAATGCCAACCGGTACACCTTCGTTTGGCGCAAATCGGCTGAGAAGTACCAGGAGAAACTCCAAGCCAATGTCGATCGGCTGATTGCCCAGATCGAGGCGATCGTGGAAGAAGAAAAGGCGGAAGACATCGACCCTTCGCCGGCCTTTACGTCAGAAGAAATCCGAAAGAAAACCGAGGAGTGGGAAAAACGGTTGGAGGCCGAGCCGGACAACCAACCGTTGAAGAAGGCCATCAAGAAGATGAAGGAGGACTACTTGCCCCGCAGTGAAAAGTATGAACACCAACTCCATGTATGCGGGGATCGCAACAGCTATTCCAAGACCGATGTGGATGCCACCTTCATGCGGTTGAAGGAGGATCACATGCGAAACGGCCAGCTCAAGCCGGCCTATAACGTACAGGTGGGTTCTTCCGGCCAATTTATTTTGGGGTATTCCCTTCATCAGAGGCCGGGCGACACTCGTTGTCTTCTCCCGCATTTGGAGACCGTTCGAGAGAAGTACGGCGTGGAACCCGAACGTTTGATCGCTGACGCGGCTTATGGCTCGGAAGAGAACTACGTGAAGCTGGAAGAGAAGCACATATCGGCCTTGATCAAGTACCATACGTATGAGAAGGAGAACACGCGCAAGGTCAAGAAAAATCCGCATCATCAGCAGAATTGGACCTATGTGGAAGAAGAAGACGTTTGGATTTGCGCCAATGGGAAAAAGCTGGTTCGCACCGGAACTTCGAAACAGACCACGGAATCAGGATACACCTCGGTCACCCGACACTACCAATGCCATGAATGCGAAGGATGTCCGTTCCGTTCGGCCTGCACGACTTCCAAGTATGGACGAACCACGCAATGGAACCCCGTCTATCATGAACAAAAACAGAAAGCCCGCGAACGGTTGGAGAGTGAAGAAGGGCAAGCCCGATACCGCCAACGCCAAACCGACATTGAGAGTGTATTTGGGCAAATCAAACAAAATCGCGGGTTTCGTCGCTTTGTCCTGCGAGGCCTCCAAAAAGTTTCCATCGAATGGGGGCTGGTTTGTGCTGCCCACAATCTTCTCAAAAAAGCCGCTAGGGACAAGCAATTGTCCTTGGTGGCGTAA
- a CDS encoding two-component response regulator, translating to MKVSLDIDSDYAETIVTIHCKEVDDTIKEILDFLKGMETEFIVGKNGDMHYILKPNEIHFFRAHGDSIEAVTAEGTFKLKEKLYELEKLLPSNKFVRISKSVIVNLYELSRFEASFNGTLCVYFKSGVKEYVSRRYVHAIKKALKMNRGKKE from the coding sequence ATGAAAGTGTCTTTGGATATTGACAGCGATTACGCTGAGACAATCGTGACCATTCACTGTAAGGAAGTAGATGACACGATTAAAGAAATTCTTGATTTTTTAAAAGGGATGGAGACGGAATTTATTGTCGGAAAAAATGGTGATATGCATTATATATTAAAGCCAAATGAGATCCATTTTTTTCGTGCTCATGGGGATAGCATCGAGGCGGTGACAGCCGAGGGAACATTTAAATTGAAGGAAAAGCTGTATGAGCTCGAAAAATTGCTTCCCTCTAACAAGTTTGTTCGCATTTCTAAGTCGGTCATTGTAAATCTCTATGAGTTGAGCCGGTTTGAAGCATCGTTCAATGGCACTCTATGCGTTTATTTTAAATCAGGAGTGAAAGAGTACGTTTCTCGACGTTATGTTCATGCCATCAAAAAAGCATTAAAAATGAATAGGGGGAAAAAAGAATGA
- a CDS encoding Protein of uncharacterised function (DUF3021) gives MKKFLYRSIIGILIGSFIAVVVTSSIIYFGHFPVINGEEFIKNSFGSIFCGWFFAVSSLYFELESLRLSQQTALHFVTVIVLYFILSLGIGWIPFDLKNILISAAIFIVVYLVIWGCYYLYFKNLANQMNEDLEKI, from the coding sequence ATGAAAAAATTCTTATACAGAAGCATCATCGGGATATTGATCGGTTCCTTTATCGCAGTAGTGGTAACTAGCTCTATCATCTATTTCGGTCATTTCCCTGTCATTAATGGTGAAGAATTTATAAAAAATTCATTTGGGAGCATATTTTGTGGATGGTTTTTTGCCGTATCTTCGCTTTATTTTGAATTAGAATCGCTCCGTCTGTCGCAACAAACGGCATTGCACTTTGTTACAGTAATTGTTTTATATTTTATCCTGTCCTTGGGAATTGGGTGGATCCCGTTTGATTTGAAAAACATCCTTATTTCAGCAGCTATATTTATTGTAGTCTATTTAGTTATATGGGGTTGCTACTATTTATATTTCAAAAACTTAGCAAATCAAATGAATGAAGATTTAGAGAAAATATAA
- a CDS encoding Acetyltransferase (GNAT) family, producing the protein MYDKHLYVFDGNTPREAVIRNYTTDDFADLIRVQQESFPPPFPSELWWNEEQLNNHITLFPEGALCVEVDGRIVGSMTGLIVDFDPAHVDHTWEEITDSGYIRNHRPDGNTLYVVDICVSPPYRKLGLGKWLMQSMYEVVVHLGLDRLLGGGRMPGYHRYANELSPETYIDKVVAGELNDPVITFLLRCGRTPLAIVRNYLEDEESLNHAVLMEWRNPFRQMTKKINRHQMTGIVGNERKKIRFITTTCT; encoded by the coding sequence ATGTACGATAAACATTTATACGTCTTTGACGGCAACACCCCGCGCGAAGCGGTCATCCGCAACTATACGACAGACGACTTCGCTGATCTCATCCGCGTGCAGCAAGAAAGCTTTCCGCCCCCGTTCCCGTCCGAGCTGTGGTGGAATGAGGAGCAGCTGAACAACCATATCACCTTGTTTCCGGAAGGAGCGCTTTGTGTTGAAGTTGACGGACGCATCGTTGGGTCCATGACCGGCCTCATCGTCGATTTTGATCCGGCTCATGTCGATCATACGTGGGAAGAAATCACGGACAGCGGCTACATTCGCAACCACCGCCCGGATGGCAACACGCTTTATGTCGTCGACATTTGCGTTTCCCCGCCGTATCGGAAGCTCGGCCTCGGCAAGTGGCTCATGCAGTCGATGTATGAAGTTGTCGTCCATCTCGGCCTTGACCGACTGCTCGGCGGCGGGCGGATGCCTGGCTACCATCGTTACGCTAATGAATTATCACCCGAAACCTACATCGACAAAGTGGTTGCTGGCGAGCTGAACGATCCGGTCATTACGTTTTTGCTCCGTTGCGGGCGAACGCCGCTTGCGATTGTCCGTAATTATTTAGAAGACGAAGAATCGCTCAACCATGCCGTGTTAATGGAATGGCGCAATCCATTTAGGCAGATGACCAAAAAAATTAACAGACACCAAATGACAGGAATTGTCGGCAACGAACGCAAAAAAATAAGGTTCATCACCACAACGTGTACTTGA
- the mcpC gene encoding Methyl-accepting chemotaxis protein mcpC: MFRTLRSKLIVLMALLLVISLAATQLVGVVQMRKMVDADVKQRAQTALDGLLGDIRDSFQSEENSLVQFSESPLALQMVQDEKTWPQLEKQFRTFLRLHENVQFIYIGTEQKKMYISPMTELPDGYDPTSRPWYKKAMERPDEVVWTEPYVDAITGKNVVTLAKAVSENGRIVAVIGIDMTLDAVTRIVNASDVGYHGYPVLFDAKGTAVVHPQYKGKNMAKNATVRYMLEHEKGMHEYEQDGERRVIYFTTIPELGWKVGAVYKEKDLSAMSRSLGATMLVITVIAFIIALVVVYFLARSITRPIVALQEQVEKAAGGDLTVQVRTVGKDEIGRLARHFNEMIDHMRALIGEVNRSVNELAASADHLSAVSEETMATSEQVAKAIGEIAKGTTDQAGSLDTINERTTALSQQIEAVTNATAGMESLSDETKTASYDGLEHLNILQKKSEEAKNELESVENVISDLVKKMDEIDGVIQTITAISGQTNLLALNASIEAARAGEHGKGFAVVADEVRKLAEQSAKATEMIRATIAAIQQQAGLAIEVVGRSKQAYDEQREAVHTTGDSFVKITGMMEQVADALAGIMEEAKRMNASKDDVVGAMQNIAAIAQQAAAAAEEVAASADDQLQALSTVTESAEALSEMSRQLKQLVEKFKIS, from the coding sequence GTGTTCCGGACATTGCGCAGCAAATTGATCGTCTTGATGGCTTTATTGTTAGTGATTTCATTGGCAGCAACACAACTCGTTGGGGTTGTGCAAATGCGGAAGATGGTGGATGCTGACGTGAAACAGCGGGCGCAGACGGCGCTTGATGGCCTGCTTGGCGATATTCGCGACAGTTTTCAAAGTGAGGAGAATAGCTTAGTGCAATTCAGTGAATCGCCGTTGGCTTTGCAAATGGTTCAAGATGAAAAAACGTGGCCGCAGCTTGAGAAACAGTTCCGCACGTTTTTGCGCCTGCATGAGAATGTGCAATTCATCTATATTGGCACGGAGCAGAAGAAAATGTACATATCGCCGATGACAGAGCTCCCGGATGGATACGATCCGACGAGCCGCCCGTGGTACAAGAAAGCGATGGAGCGTCCCGATGAAGTCGTGTGGACCGAACCGTACGTCGATGCCATTACCGGTAAGAACGTTGTAACATTGGCCAAGGCGGTGAGCGAAAACGGCCGCATTGTTGCGGTCATTGGGATCGACATGACGCTCGATGCGGTGACGAGAATCGTCAATGCGAGCGACGTTGGCTATCACGGATACCCCGTGCTGTTTGATGCGAAAGGGACGGCGGTCGTCCATCCGCAATACAAAGGAAAAAATATGGCGAAAAATGCGACGGTCCGCTACATGCTCGAGCATGAAAAAGGAATGCACGAATATGAGCAAGACGGCGAACGGCGGGTGATTTACTTCACTACGATTCCAGAGCTTGGCTGGAAAGTCGGCGCCGTCTATAAAGAAAAAGACTTATCGGCGATGAGCCGCTCGCTCGGAGCAACCATGCTTGTCATTACGGTGATTGCGTTCATCATCGCTTTGGTCGTCGTTTATTTCTTGGCGCGCTCGATCACAAGGCCGATTGTGGCGCTGCAAGAGCAAGTCGAAAAGGCAGCGGGTGGTGATTTGACCGTGCAAGTGCGCACCGTTGGCAAAGATGAAATCGGCCGCCTCGCTCGCCATTTTAACGAGATGATCGATCATATGCGCGCGCTGATCGGCGAAGTGAACCGATCGGTCAACGAGCTGGCCGCCTCGGCTGATCATTTAAGCGCCGTCTCAGAGGAAACGATGGCGACAAGCGAACAAGTGGCAAAAGCGATCGGCGAAATCGCCAAAGGAACGACCGATCAAGCAGGAAGCCTTGATACGATCAATGAGCGGACGACGGCGCTGTCGCAGCAAATCGAAGCGGTCACGAATGCGACGGCTGGCATGGAGTCGCTGTCCGATGAAACGAAAACCGCGAGCTACGACGGCTTGGAGCATTTAAACATTTTGCAGAAAAAATCGGAGGAAGCGAAAAATGAACTCGAGTCTGTAGAAAATGTCATTAGCGACCTTGTGAAAAAGATGGATGAAATTGACGGTGTCATTCAAACGATCACGGCCATTTCCGGACAGACGAATTTGCTGGCGTTAAACGCCAGCATCGAGGCGGCGCGCGCCGGCGAGCATGGGAAAGGGTTTGCCGTTGTCGCGGACGAAGTGCGGAAGCTGGCGGAACAATCGGCGAAAGCGACGGAAATGATCCGCGCGACGATCGCCGCCATCCAGCAGCAGGCCGGACTGGCGATCGAGGTGGTCGGCCGCTCCAAGCAGGCGTACGACGAACAGCGGGAAGCGGTGCACACGACCGGCGATTCGTTTGTCAAAATCACCGGCATGATGGAGCAAGTGGCTGATGCGCTTGCTGGGATTATGGAGGAAGCAAAGCGGATGAACGCGAGCAAAGACGATGTCGTCGGAGCGATGCAAAACATCGCCGCCATCGCCCAACAAGCAGCGGCAGCGGCGGAAGAAGTGGCTGCTTCGGCTGATGATCAGTTGCAGGCGCTTTCGACGGTGACCGAATCGGCGGAGGCGTTAAGCGAAATGAGCCGGCAGTTGAAACAACTGGTTGAGAAGTTTAAGATTTCATAA